One window of the Streptomyces sp. NBC_00259 genome contains the following:
- a CDS encoding C40 family peptidase, with amino-acid sequence MPALASHRKPRSRTRTNSPAVGLTTAAIASVSLLSAQSATADPKPSIDEVQKKVDDLYRQAGSATQEYNRAKESTAKQRRTVDRILDDVAKRTDSLNESRRALGSYAAAQYRTGAVTPTAALLFADSPQAYFEQSQLMDRLTEQQRSTITEFEAEQAAAAKQRAQATKSLESLTASQQSLRTSKQTVQTKLAEARELLSQLTAEEKARLAELERKREEEARRKAEARAKAEAEAEAERQRQEREQQEQSGSGTGAGSDTGSGTGTGTGTAGGAYAAKAEKVLSFARAQIGKPYVWGATGPSSFDCSGLTQAAWKAAGVDLPRTTWDQVKAGQSVATADLLPGDLVFFYDDISHVGIYIGDGKMIHAPKPGANVREESIYYMPIYGSIRPA; translated from the coding sequence ATGCCGGCCTTGGCGTCGCACCGCAAGCCGCGCAGCCGTACACGCACCAACTCCCCCGCCGTCGGGTTGACGACGGCCGCCATAGCGAGCGTCTCGCTCCTCTCGGCACAGAGCGCGACAGCCGACCCGAAGCCCAGCATCGACGAGGTCCAGAAGAAGGTCGACGACCTCTACCGGCAGGCGGGTTCCGCGACCCAGGAGTACAACAGGGCCAAGGAGTCCACCGCGAAGCAGCGCCGCACGGTGGACCGGATCCTCGACGACGTCGCCAAGCGCACGGACTCCCTCAACGAGTCCCGCCGCGCTCTCGGCAGCTACGCGGCCGCGCAGTACCGCACCGGCGCGGTCACCCCGACCGCCGCGCTGCTCTTCGCCGACAGCCCGCAGGCCTACTTCGAGCAGTCACAGCTCATGGACCGGCTGACCGAGCAGCAGCGCAGCACCATCACCGAGTTCGAGGCCGAACAGGCCGCGGCGGCGAAGCAGCGAGCGCAGGCCACCAAGAGCCTGGAGTCGCTGACGGCCTCGCAGCAGTCGCTGCGCACCAGCAAGCAGACCGTCCAGACGAAGCTCGCCGAGGCGCGTGAGCTGCTCTCGCAGCTGACCGCCGAGGAGAAGGCGCGGCTCGCGGAACTGGAGCGCAAGCGCGAGGAAGAGGCCCGTCGCAAGGCCGAGGCGAGAGCCAAGGCGGAAGCGGAGGCCGAGGCCGAGCGGCAGCGCCAGGAGCGTGAGCAGCAGGAGCAGAGCGGTTCCGGTACGGGCGCGGGCTCGGACACGGGATCCGGCACCGGCACGGGCACCGGCACCGCCGGCGGCGCGTACGCCGCCAAGGCCGAGAAGGTCCTGTCCTTCGCGCGCGCCCAGATCGGCAAGCCGTACGTCTGGGGCGCGACCGGCCCGAGCTCCTTCGACTGCTCCGGGCTCACCCAGGCCGCCTGGAAGGCCGCGGGCGTCGATCTGCCCCGTACCACCTGGGACCAGGTGAAGGCCGGACAGAGCGTGGCGACGGCGGACCTGCTCCCCGGGGACCTGGTCTTCTTCTACGACGACATCAGCCACGTCGGCATCTACATCGGCGACGGCAAGATGATCCACGCCCCGAAGCCGGGTGCGAACGTCCGCGAGGAGTCGATCTACTACATGCCGATCTACGGGAGCATCCGCCCCGCGTAG
- the pcrA gene encoding DNA helicase PcrA, with the protein MSSLFDDSFLADLQRTSASEGPPPPEHDEHAPHEEVPHDLFEGTFDVPPSGGAYYRDGAPRPVVDPAALLEGLNEQQRAAVVHTGSPLLIVAGAGSGKTRVLTHRIAHLLATRNVHPGQILAITFTNKAAGEMKERVEHLVGPRANAMWVSTFHSACVRILRRESKKLGFTSSFSIYDAADSKRLMALVCRDLDLDPKKFPPKSFSAKVSNLKNELIDEETFADQAADGFEKSLAEAYRMYQSRLREANALDFDDIIMTTVHLLQAFPDVAEHYRRRFRHVLVDEYQDTNHAQYTLVRELVGEGYEDLAPAELCVVGDADQSIYAFRGATIRNILQFEEDYPDATTILLEQNYRSTQTILSAANAVIERNESRRPKNLWTNAGAGAQIAGYVADTEHDEAQFVADEIDRLTDAGEAKAGDVAVFYRTNAQSRVFEEIFIRVGLPYKVVGGVRFYERKEVRDVLAYLRVLANPEDNVPLRRILNVPKRGIGDRAEAMIDALALREKITFPQALRRVDEAYGMAARSANAVKRFNTLMEELRTIVESGAGPAVVLEAVLERTGYLAELQASTDPQDETRIENLQELAAVALEFEQERGAEEGAGTLAEFLEQVALVADSDQIPDEDEEGTGVITLMTLHTAKGLEFPVVFLTGMEDGVFPHMRALGQTKELEEERRLAYVGITRARERLYLTRSSMRSAWGQPAYNPPSRFLEEIPDAHMQWKRTGPMAAPAGPTSGITSSLSSSRARSGPSGFATRRATDKPVIALAVGDRVTHDQFGLGTVMAVTGTGGDAQATIDFGDEKPKRLLLRYAPVEKL; encoded by the coding sequence ATGAGCAGCCTCTTTGACGACAGCTTCCTGGCGGACCTCCAGCGCACCTCGGCCTCGGAGGGGCCCCCGCCCCCCGAGCACGACGAGCACGCGCCCCACGAGGAGGTCCCGCACGACCTCTTCGAGGGCACGTTCGACGTGCCTCCGTCCGGGGGCGCGTACTACAGAGACGGCGCTCCGCGCCCCGTCGTGGACCCGGCTGCGCTGCTCGAAGGGCTGAACGAGCAGCAGCGCGCCGCCGTCGTGCACACGGGCTCGCCGCTGCTCATCGTGGCCGGCGCGGGCTCCGGCAAGACCCGGGTGCTGACCCACCGGATCGCCCATCTGCTGGCGACCCGCAATGTCCACCCCGGCCAGATACTGGCGATCACGTTCACGAACAAGGCCGCGGGCGAGATGAAGGAGCGCGTCGAGCATCTCGTCGGCCCGCGCGCCAACGCCATGTGGGTCTCCACCTTCCACAGCGCCTGCGTGCGCATCCTGCGCCGCGAGAGCAAGAAGCTCGGCTTCACGTCGTCGTTCTCGATCTACGACGCCGCCGACTCCAAGCGGCTCATGGCCCTGGTCTGCCGTGATCTCGACCTGGACCCGAAGAAGTTCCCGCCGAAGTCCTTCAGCGCCAAGGTCTCGAACCTGAAGAACGAGCTGATCGACGAGGAGACCTTCGCCGACCAGGCCGCCGACGGTTTCGAGAAGTCGCTCGCCGAGGCCTACCGGATGTACCAGTCGCGGCTGCGCGAGGCCAACGCGCTGGACTTCGACGACATCATCATGACCACGGTCCATCTGCTCCAGGCGTTCCCGGACGTCGCCGAGCACTACCGGCGCCGCTTCCGCCACGTCCTGGTCGACGAGTACCAGGACACCAACCACGCCCAGTACACGCTGGTGCGCGAGCTGGTGGGGGAGGGGTACGAGGACCTGGCCCCGGCCGAGCTGTGCGTCGTCGGCGACGCCGACCAGTCGATCTACGCCTTCCGCGGCGCCACGATCCGCAACATCCTCCAGTTCGAGGAGGACTACCCGGACGCGACCACGATCCTGCTCGAGCAGAACTACCGCTCGACCCAGACCATCCTCTCCGCCGCCAACGCCGTCATCGAGCGCAACGAGAGCCGCCGTCCCAAGAACCTGTGGACGAATGCCGGTGCCGGAGCGCAGATCGCCGGCTATGTCGCGGACACCGAGCACGACGAGGCGCAGTTCGTCGCCGACGAGATCGACCGGCTGACGGACGCGGGCGAGGCCAAGGCCGGCGATGTCGCCGTCTTCTACCGGACGAACGCCCAGTCCCGTGTCTTCGAAGAGATCTTCATCCGCGTCGGCCTGCCCTACAAGGTCGTCGGCGGCGTGCGCTTCTACGAGCGCAAGGAGGTCCGGGACGTCCTGGCGTATCTGCGGGTCCTCGCCAACCCCGAGGACAACGTCCCGCTGCGCCGCATCCTCAACGTCCCGAAACGCGGCATCGGTGATCGCGCGGAGGCGATGATCGACGCGCTGGCGCTCAGGGAGAAGATCACGTTCCCGCAGGCGCTGCGCCGCGTGGACGAGGCGTACGGCATGGCGGCCCGCTCCGCCAACGCCGTGAAGCGCTTCAACACGCTGATGGAGGAGCTGCGCACGATCGTCGAATCGGGTGCGGGCCCCGCCGTCGTGCTGGAAGCCGTGCTGGAGCGGACCGGCTATCTGGCCGAGCTGCAGGCGTCGACCGACCCGCAGGACGAGACGCGCATCGAGAACCTGCAGGAGCTCGCGGCGGTGGCCCTCGAGTTCGAGCAGGAGCGCGGGGCGGAGGAAGGCGCAGGCACGCTCGCCGAGTTCCTGGAGCAGGTCGCCCTCGTCGCCGACTCCGACCAGATCCCCGACGAGGACGAGGAGGGGACGGGCGTCATCACGCTGATGACGCTGCACACGGCCAAGGGCCTGGAGTTCCCCGTGGTGTTCCTCACCGGCATGGAGGACGGCGTCTTCCCGCACATGCGGGCGCTCGGCCAGACCAAGGAGCTGGAGGAGGAGCGTCGGCTGGCGTATGTGGGCATCACCCGCGCCCGCGAGCGGCTCTATCTGACGCGGTCCTCGATGCGGAGCGCCTGGGGTCAGCCGGCGTACAACCCGCCGTCGCGGTTCCTGGAGGAGATCCCGGACGCGCACATGCAGTGGAAGCGGACGGGCCCGATGGCTGCGCCCGCAGGGCCGACGTCCGGCATCACTTCCTCGCTGTCGTCGTCCCGCGCACGCTCCGGGCCCTCGGGCTTCGCGACGCGGCGCGCGACGGACAAGCCGGTGATCGCGCTGGCGGTCGGCGACCGGGTCACGCACGACCAGTTCGGGCTGGGGACCGTCATGGCGGTGACGGGCACGGGCGGGGACGCCCAGGCGACGATCGACTTCGGGGACGAGAAGCCGAAGCGGCTGCTGCTGCGGTACGCGCCGGTGGAGAAGCTCTGA
- a CDS encoding M23 family metallopeptidase codes for MNDQHPHAGYDAYATGSFDTDPLFGAMPGSYETGHVGHDGHSGQYDATQWNTGAAAGYDAYGAQTHQQAYPQQYDATPLDAAQYDATQYDTTGQWDANAWNQSGQFATEQFETAAATFAYDTTGQWTAPGYGAATSYETGAYDATAWNTGADATATAYPQYTEHTVHSEHTEYAAYEEHQDLGEAFVPEQFSPTAEYDAPLEVPLDAPLDTDTEPEHAVEYEYEYEQEADPGSETGTAESAYDDEPAADTDTDTDVTPAVTRSAASARPVRRSGGRGGRRRTPAKRSALLTVAVPSVCVMGVAGVAAASVSGLTGSEETKDDNTAVTAADPASVKPVAANSKLDTQLAALSADARDFGDRASRTQERIDLKARQAAERKKREEEAARREALRPKFALPVAEHGLSAYYGQAGVNWMSMHTGIDFPVSYGTPVLAATDGTVRTQWNSAYGNMAIVTAADGTETWYCHLSSTKIRSGTVKAGETIAYSGNSGNSTGPHLHFEVRPGGGSAIDPLSWLRSHGLNPT; via the coding sequence GTGAACGACCAGCACCCCCACGCCGGGTACGACGCGTACGCCACCGGCAGCTTCGACACCGACCCGCTCTTCGGCGCCATGCCGGGCAGTTACGAGACGGGACATGTCGGGCACGACGGACACAGCGGACAGTACGACGCCACGCAGTGGAACACGGGTGCCGCGGCCGGTTACGACGCCTACGGCGCGCAGACACACCAGCAGGCGTACCCGCAGCAGTACGACGCGACACCGCTCGACGCGGCGCAGTACGACGCGACGCAGTACGACACCACCGGCCAGTGGGACGCCAACGCCTGGAACCAGTCGGGGCAGTTCGCCACGGAGCAGTTCGAGACCGCCGCGGCGACCTTCGCCTACGACACGACCGGCCAGTGGACGGCGCCGGGCTACGGCGCGGCCACGTCGTACGAGACGGGCGCCTACGACGCCACCGCCTGGAACACGGGCGCGGACGCGACGGCCACCGCCTATCCGCAGTACACCGAGCACACGGTGCACTCCGAACACACCGAGTATGCGGCGTACGAAGAGCACCAGGATCTCGGCGAGGCCTTCGTCCCGGAACAGTTCTCGCCCACGGCCGAGTACGACGCCCCGCTCGAAGTGCCCCTCGACGCACCGCTCGACACCGACACCGAGCCTGAACATGCGGTGGAGTACGAGTACGAGTACGAGCAGGAAGCCGACCCCGGGTCCGAGACGGGAACGGCGGAGTCCGCGTACGACGACGAGCCGGCCGCCGACACGGACACCGACACGGACGTCACGCCCGCCGTCACCCGCTCCGCCGCCTCCGCCCGCCCCGTGCGCCGGTCCGGCGGCCGCGGCGGCCGCCGCCGTACTCCCGCCAAGCGTTCCGCACTCCTGACCGTCGCGGTGCCTTCCGTCTGCGTGATGGGCGTTGCCGGTGTGGCGGCGGCCTCGGTCAGCGGACTGACCGGCAGCGAGGAGACGAAGGACGACAACACCGCGGTCACCGCCGCCGATCCGGCGTCCGTGAAGCCCGTCGCCGCGAACAGCAAGCTCGACACCCAGCTCGCCGCGCTCAGCGCCGACGCCCGCGACTTCGGCGACCGCGCCAGCCGCACCCAGGAACGTATCGACCTCAAGGCGCGCCAGGCGGCCGAGCGCAAGAAGCGCGAGGAAGAGGCCGCACGCCGCGAGGCGTTGCGCCCCAAGTTCGCCCTGCCGGTCGCCGAGCACGGGCTCAGCGCGTACTACGGCCAGGCCGGCGTCAACTGGATGTCCATGCACACCGGCATCGACTTCCCGGTCTCCTACGGAACGCCGGTGCTGGCCGCGACCGACGGCACGGTACGCACCCAGTGGAACAGCGCGTACGGCAACATGGCCATCGTCACCGCCGCGGACGGGACGGAGACCTGGTACTGCCACCTGAGCAGCACCAAGATCCGTTCGGGTACGGTCAAGGCCGGCGAGACCATCGCATACTCGGGCAACTCGGGCAACTCCACCGGTCCGCACCTGCACTTCGAGGTCCGGCCGGGTGGCGGGTCGGCGATCGATCCGCTGTCGTGGCTGCGCAGCCACGGTCTCAACCCCACGTAG
- a CDS encoding esterase/lipase family protein — MGFLPLLRIRMSIALLRATALELAILAGHLLLYPSGIAPERHAPGRRTPERAPDAASGDGASVLPAQGPPGPPAVLLHGFVDNRSVFVLLRRTLTRPGGRHVESLNYSPLTCDIRAAAELLGRHVEEICVRTGHQRVDIVGHSLGGLIARYYVQRLGGDRRVRTLVTLGTPHSGTGVAPLASAHPIVRQMRPGSAVIEELRQPAPGCRTRFVSFWSDLDQLMVPLETARLEHPDLIVRNVRVSGIGHLALPVHPTVATSIREELESSGAEAESSGAASVA, encoded by the coding sequence ATGGGGTTCCTGCCGCTCTTGCGGATACGAATGTCGATCGCCTTGCTGCGGGCCACGGCCCTGGAGCTGGCCATTCTCGCCGGGCATCTGCTCCTCTACCCATCGGGCATCGCTCCCGAGCGCCACGCCCCGGGGCGCCGCACGCCCGAGCGGGCCCCCGACGCGGCGTCAGGGGACGGCGCCTCCGTACTGCCCGCCCAGGGACCGCCGGGCCCGCCCGCCGTTCTCCTCCACGGCTTCGTCGACAACCGCTCCGTCTTCGTCCTGCTGCGCCGTACCCTCACCCGGCCCGGCGGGCGCCATGTGGAGTCGCTCAACTACTCACCGCTGACCTGTGACATCCGGGCGGCCGCCGAGTTGCTGGGCCGCCATGTCGAGGAGATCTGCGTCCGGACCGGCCACCAGCGGGTCGACATCGTCGGACACAGCCTCGGCGGCCTCATCGCGAGGTACTACGTCCAGCGCCTCGGCGGTGACCGCCGCGTCCGCACGCTCGTCACCCTCGGCACGCCCCATTCGGGCACCGGCGTCGCCCCGCTCGCGAGCGCTCACCCCATCGTGCGCCAGATGCGTCCGGGTTCCGCCGTGATCGAGGAGTTGCGGCAGCCCGCGCCGGGCTGCCGGACCAGGTTCGTCAGCTTCTGGAGCGACCTCGACCAGTTGATGGTTCCGCTCGAGACGGCCCGCCTGGAGCACCCCGACCTGATCGTGCGGAACGTCCGCGTGAGCGGCATCGGCCATCTCGCGCTCCCGGTCCATCCCACCGTCGCCACGAGCATCCGCGAGGAGCTCGAGTCGTCGGGTGCGGAAGCCGAGTCCTCCGGCGCGGCCTCGGTGGCCTGA
- a CDS encoding cobalamin B12-binding domain-containing protein: MGVTGPIRVVVAKPGLDGHDRGAKVIARALRDAGMEVIYTGLHQTPEQIVDTAIQEDADAIGLSILSGAHNTLFVKVIELLKERDAEDIKVFGGGIIPEADIPPLKEKGVAEIFTPGATTTSIVDWVNANVRQAADA; the protein is encoded by the coding sequence ATGGGTGTGACCGGTCCGATCCGCGTGGTGGTGGCCAAGCCGGGTCTCGACGGCCACGATCGCGGCGCGAAGGTGATCGCACGGGCTCTGCGGGACGCCGGTATGGAGGTCATCTACACCGGGCTCCACCAGACCCCCGAGCAGATCGTGGACACCGCGATCCAGGAGGACGCCGACGCGATCGGCCTCTCCATCCTGTCCGGCGCGCACAACACGCTCTTCGTGAAGGTGATCGAGCTGTTGAAGGAGCGCGACGCGGAGGACATCAAGGTCTTCGGCGGCGGCATCATTCCGGAGGCGGACATCCCGCCGCTGAAGGAGAAGGGCGTCGCGGAGATCTTCACCCCGGGCGCGACGACGACATCGATCGTCGACTGGGTCAACGCGAACGTGCGGCAAGCGGCCGACGCGTAG
- a CDS encoding DUF5691 domain-containing protein, whose amino-acid sequence MSSTTGTTAWEELVTSALLGTDRRTPPADVLAPDREAPVALLDAAALHTVRRRAGLRPATARPRPEPAPPDTRRVLPEAARRRLALLLADRAAPSSGGRRGTAPDLTELLPQWLTAANEHGYRAPSSTLPALLDAARARTDLRPLALRFAGPRGIWLARLNADWKFALRGTSAGTALPGPADTEAVRQLWEEGLFAERVALLGSLRAHDPAAASALLARTWATERAEDRLMFLDSLRTGLSDADEPFLEQALADRSRNVRATAAELLSALPHSALAGRMAARAADCVGLDRTKRAAGIAVEAPHACDAEMQRDGVVPTAPSGRGERSWWLGQLVEAAPLPAWTERLGGRTPEEIVALPVADDWGGELHAAWCRAAVRQRDPDWARALLGAPSEPPATGPGTSSLAERAKLLATLPAEERAAWVAAFISAHGLSEAFQLLGVCAVPWAEPLGRAVVDALDIARDAGSYPWSFSGVMGLAERCLDPAEASRLDLLTATPDEPEGASPGAGGYWSEAFQRLVSTLRFRATMHTELTPQGDTL is encoded by the coding sequence ATGTCCAGCACCACCGGCACCACCGCCTGGGAAGAGCTCGTCACCTCCGCCCTTCTCGGCACCGACCGGCGCACACCACCGGCCGACGTCCTGGCCCCGGACCGGGAGGCACCCGTCGCGCTGCTGGACGCGGCCGCGCTGCACACGGTGCGGCGACGGGCCGGACTGCGGCCCGCCACGGCCCGGCCGAGGCCCGAGCCGGCGCCGCCCGACACCCGCCGGGTGCTGCCCGAAGCGGCCCGGCGGCGGCTGGCGCTGCTGCTGGCCGACCGGGCCGCGCCCAGCTCGGGTGGCCGCCGCGGCACCGCACCGGACCTGACGGAGCTGCTGCCGCAGTGGCTCACCGCCGCCAACGAGCACGGCTACCGGGCGCCGTCGTCCACGCTGCCCGCCCTGCTCGACGCGGCCCGTGCACGCACCGATCTGCGGCCCCTGGCGCTGCGCTTCGCCGGACCGCGCGGCATCTGGCTCGCCCGGCTCAACGCGGACTGGAAGTTCGCCCTGCGCGGGACGTCGGCCGGCACCGCGCTCCCGGGCCCCGCCGACACGGAGGCCGTCCGGCAGCTGTGGGAGGAGGGCCTGTTCGCCGAGCGGGTCGCGCTCCTCGGCTCCCTGCGTGCCCACGATCCGGCGGCGGCATCGGCCCTGCTGGCACGGACATGGGCGACCGAGCGCGCGGAGGACCGGCTGATGTTCCTGGATTCCCTGCGCACCGGGCTGTCCGACGCGGACGAGCCCTTCCTGGAGCAGGCGTTGGCCGACCGCAGCCGCAATGTCCGGGCGACCGCGGCCGAGCTGCTGTCCGCGCTGCCGCACTCCGCGCTCGCCGGGCGGATGGCGGCCCGGGCCGCCGACTGTGTCGGCCTGGACCGCACGAAGCGCGCGGCGGGGATCGCGGTCGAGGCTCCGCACGCATGCGACGCGGAGATGCAGCGGGACGGAGTCGTTCCGACGGCGCCTTCCGGCCGGGGCGAACGCTCGTGGTGGCTGGGCCAGTTGGTCGAGGCCGCGCCGCTTCCGGCCTGGACGGAGCGGCTCGGCGGCCGGACGCCCGAGGAGATCGTCGCCCTGCCCGTCGCCGACGACTGGGGCGGTGAGCTGCACGCGGCGTGGTGCCGGGCGGCGGTGCGTCAGCGCGACCCGGACTGGGCCCGCGCCCTCCTGGGCGCGCCGTCCGAGCCACCGGCGACCGGCCCCGGTACGTCCTCGCTCGCCGAGCGGGCGAAGCTCCTGGCGACGCTGCCCGCGGAGGAACGGGCGGCGTGGGTGGCCGCGTTCATATCGGCGCACGGGCTGTCGGAGGCGTTCCAGCTGCTCGGCGTCTGCGCGGTGCCGTGGGCGGAGCCGCTCGGCCGCGCGGTCGTCGACGCGCTCGACATCGCGCGGGACGCGGGGAGCTACCCGTGGAGTTTCAGCGGTGTCATGGGCCTCGCGGAGCGCTGCCTCGATCCGGCGGAGGCGAGCCGCCTCGACCTCCTCACGGCCACGCCCGACGAACCGGAGGGCGCATCGCCCGGCGCGGGCGGCTACTGGTCCGAGGCCTTCCAGCGCCTCGTCTCCACGCTGCGCTTCCGCGCCACGATGCACACGGAACTCACGCCCCAGGGCGACACCCTCTAG
- a CDS encoding SWIM zinc finger family protein codes for MNQQGVRWTAEQVLALAPDAASRKAGSKLGTAGPWSGAGSGGGAVWGLCKGSGSKPYQTIVDTTGPAYKCSCPSRKFPCKHALGLLLLWAGDKESVRDGEVPDWADAWLAGRRKRAADQEEGGAAEGRSAKSADPEAARRRAERRASRITAGARELEQRLADLLRGGLASAERSGYGLWEETAARMVDAQAPGLAGRVRELGAVPGSGPGWPVRLLEESALVHLLDRAWLGIDRLPEPLAATVRTRVGLTAPAEGPAVRDDWLVLAQYDSADGRITSRRVWLYGRETHRTALLLSFGVAGRAPQLALPAGLMIDAEVVPYGGAGQLRADLGEQFGAPVPIKAPPPGGTTQDALAAYGAALRDDPWLDSWPVTLTDAIPVPGDDGWQLADADGRSALPVAPAALSRPGLWKLAALSGGSPVTVFGECGHRGFVPLAAWSDDSAETVTLT; via the coding sequence ATGAATCAGCAGGGGGTGCGCTGGACGGCGGAACAGGTGCTGGCTCTGGCTCCTGACGCCGCGTCACGCAAGGCGGGAAGCAAGCTGGGCACGGCAGGCCCGTGGTCCGGGGCGGGCAGCGGCGGCGGTGCCGTCTGGGGCCTGTGCAAGGGCAGCGGCAGCAAGCCGTATCAGACGATCGTGGACACGACGGGCCCGGCGTACAAGTGCAGTTGTCCGAGCCGGAAGTTCCCGTGCAAGCACGCGCTGGGGCTGCTGCTGCTCTGGGCGGGGGACAAGGAGAGCGTCCGGGACGGCGAGGTGCCGGACTGGGCCGACGCATGGCTGGCGGGACGCCGCAAGCGCGCCGCCGACCAGGAGGAGGGGGGCGCGGCCGAGGGGCGGTCCGCGAAGTCCGCCGATCCGGAGGCGGCCCGGCGCAGGGCGGAGCGCAGGGCGAGCCGGATCACCGCGGGAGCCCGGGAGTTGGAGCAGCGGCTGGCGGATCTGCTGCGGGGCGGCCTGGCCTCGGCGGAGCGTTCCGGGTACGGACTGTGGGAGGAGACGGCCGCGCGCATGGTCGACGCCCAGGCCCCCGGGCTGGCCGGACGGGTGCGGGAGCTGGGCGCCGTCCCCGGCTCCGGCCCCGGCTGGCCCGTCCGGCTGCTGGAGGAGTCCGCGCTGGTGCACCTCCTCGACCGGGCCTGGCTCGGCATCGACCGGCTGCCCGAGCCGCTCGCCGCGACCGTGCGCACCAGGGTGGGGCTGACCGCTCCCGCCGAGGGCCCCGCCGTCCGGGACGACTGGCTGGTGCTCGCGCAGTACGACTCGGCGGACGGCAGGATCACCAGCCGGCGCGTCTGGCTGTACGGGCGGGAGACGCACCGCACGGCCCTGCTGCTCTCCTTCGGCGTGGCCGGCCGCGCGCCGCAACTGGCCCTGCCGGCGGGGCTGATGATCGACGCCGAGGTCGTTCCGTACGGGGGCGCGGGGCAGCTCCGGGCGGATCTGGGCGAGCAGTTCGGCGCCCCGGTCCCCATCAAGGCACCGCCCCCGGGCGGCACCACTCAGGACGCGCTCGCCGCCTATGGGGCCGCGCTGCGCGACGACCCGTGGCTGGACTCGTGGCCGGTCACGCTGACGGACGCCATACCGGTGCCGGGGGACGACGGCTGGCAGCTGGCCGACGCGGACGGGCGGTCCGCGCTTCCCGTCGCTCCCGCCGCGCTCTCCCGGCCTGGGCTGTGGAAGCTCGCCGCGCTGTCCGGCGGCAGTCCGGTCACCGTCTTCGGCGAGTGCGGTCACCGCGGCTTCGTCCCGCTGGCCGCCTGGTCCGACGACAGCGCCGAGACGGTCACCCTCACCTGA
- a CDS encoding MmpS family transport accessory protein has product MRRSIRTAVCTLAAAGLAFGLTACSEAADKAVDQVDKAVTDTYEVTYEVTGKNVDSIEYHAGGGTAMEPKIETVQKPTLPWKKTVTLKGIMPPAVMPVAVDAAGAEVTCRITYQGKAIKEAKGEGIATTGGCIAVSPLAG; this is encoded by the coding sequence ATGCGCCGGTCCATCCGTACCGCCGTCTGCACGCTCGCTGCCGCGGGCCTCGCCTTCGGCCTGACCGCCTGTTCCGAGGCCGCGGACAAGGCGGTCGACCAGGTCGACAAGGCCGTGACCGACACGTACGAGGTGACCTACGAGGTCACCGGCAAGAACGTCGACTCGATCGAGTACCACGCGGGCGGCGGCACGGCCATGGAGCCGAAGATCGAGACGGTGCAGAAGCCCACGCTGCCGTGGAAGAAGACCGTGACGCTGAAGGGCATCATGCCGCCCGCCGTCATGCCGGTCGCGGTGGACGCCGCCGGCGCCGAGGTCACCTGCCGGATCACCTACCAGGGCAAGGCGATCAAGGAGGCGAAGGGCGAGGGCATCGCGACCACCGGCGGCTGCATCGCGGTCTCGCCGCTCGCGGGATAA